In Mycolicibacterium gadium, the genomic window CCGTACCCACGTACCGGCCAGGGCGGCGATCCGAATCTTCAACTGCCCGATGCCATCACGGGTAATCCAGGCGACCAAGGATGTGGTCCGCCAGGGCTGCCGCTGCCCGGCCCGACCGGCTGCTACCCTTACCGCCCGCCGCTTCCCGCACCGCCGCCAGGGGGACCGCCGCCGGGACCGCCCGCGGAAGCGCCGGCGGGGCTGGGGTCCATCCCGGTACCGACGCCGAGCCCGGTGATGGTTCCCGCACCCGGTGAGGCGCCACCGCTGACTGGGGAGGCGGGCCAGTGAACCGTATTCGTACGAGTTGGGTGGCCGTAGCGCTGGTCGTGCTGCTGGTCGCGGGCGTGGTCGTCCTGTTGCGCACCAGCGACACCATCAACCGCACGAATGTCGTTGCGTACTTCGAGAACAGCAACGGCATCTACGAGGGTGACGACGTCCGGATACTCGGGGTGAACGTCGGCCGGATCCATAAGATCGAGCCGGAGCCCGACCGCGTCAAGATCTCGTTCTGGTACGACAGCAAGTACAAGGTGCCCGCGGACGCCAACGCCGCGGTCCTGTCGCCGACTCTGGTGACCTCGCGTGCGATCCAGCTGACGCCGGTGTACACGGGCGGTGCCACGATGGCCGACAACGCGGTGATTCCGCGTGAGCGCACGGTGGTGCCGGTCGAGTGGGACACGTTGCGTTCTCAGCTCGAACGACTGGCCCAGGAGTTGCAGCCCACGGAGCCCGGTGGGGTCAGCCCGCTCGGCTCGGTGATCAACACCGCCGCCGACAACCTGCGCGGCCAGGGTGCGAACATCCGCGACACGGTGATCAAGCTGTCGCAAGCCTTTTCGGCTCTCGGCGACAAAAGCACCGACATCTTCTCGACCATCAAGAACCTGTCGATCCTGGTGTCAGCGCTGCAGGACAGTACGAACCTGATGCGTCAGCTCAACCAGAACCTGGCGTCGGTGACCGGCCTGCTTGCCGACAACCCCAATGAGGTTGCCGATGCTGTGCGGGATTTCAACGCCGTCATCGGTGATGTCCAGACGTTCGTTGCGGACAACCGAGAATCCCTGGGCACCACGTCGGACAAGCTGGCCGGTGTGACCCAGGCGCTGAACGACAGCCTTGACGACGTCAAACAGTTCCTGCACGTAGCGCCCAACTCATTCCAGAACTACGTCAACGTCTATCAACCGGCGCAGGGTGGTGCGAGCGCGATCCTCGCGGTCAACAACTTCGCCAACCCGATCAGCTTCCTGTGCGGCGCGGTGCAGGCGGCGTCGCGGCTGAATGCCGAGCAGTCGGCGAAGCTGTGTGTGCAGTATCTGGCGCCGATCATCAAGAACCGTCAGTACAACTTCCCGCCGATCGGACAGAACCTCTTCGTCGGTGCGCAGGCGCGGCCGAACGAGATCACTTACAGCGAGGAGTGGATGCGGCCCAGTTACATTCCGCCGCAGCCGCCTGTCGCAGTGCCCCCGCCGGCGCCGGACGGCTCTGCGCCGCCCCCGCCGCCGGGACCCCCGCTTCCCGCCGAGGCCGTTGTGGCCACGAACCCAGTTGACGGTCTGCAGGGCATGATGGTGCCGCATGGAACGGGGCCACGATGACGACGCGACGAATTCGATTGCGCACCAGCGCGGTACTGCTGGCCGTCGCCGCTGTTGTTTCCGGTTGCGGTGATTGGCAGGGCCTGAACTCGATTCCGCTGCCGGGGGTCCAGGGCCGCGGGCCCGGCGCGTTCACCATTCAGGCGCAGATGCCCGACGTCGACAACATCGAGCCGAATTCCCGGGTCCGGGTCGCAGACGTGACGGTCGGCAACGTGACCAAGATCGAGCGGCAGGGTTGGAACGCCCTGGTCACGATGGAGCTCAACGAGAATGTCCAGCTACCCGCCAACGCCACGGCCAAGCTGGGGCAGACCAGCCTGTTGGGTTCGCTGCACATCGAACTCGCGCCGCCGACCGATGTGGCGCCGGAGGGCAGGCTGCACGAAGGTTCGCTGATTCCGCTGAAGTCGGCGAGCAATTACCCGAGCACCGAGCAGACGCTGGCGTCGGTCGCGCTGCTGCTCAATGGTGGTGGGATCGGGCAGGTTCAGGACATCACCGAGGCGTTCAGCACCGCGTGGACGGGCCGCGAAGCCGACCTGCGCAGTCTTATAGAGCAGCTCGACATCTTCATCGGCTACGTCAACGACCAAAAGGGCGACATCATCGCCGCCAACGAGAGCATCAACAGTCTGGTCGGCCAGATCGCTGAGCAGAAGCCCGTGGTGGACAGGGCATTGCGCACTATCCCCGATGCGCTCGAGGTGCTGAAGGATCAGCGGGACAACCTTTCCGAGGCGCTCGTACAGCTGGGTAGGTTCAGCGCGCTGGCCGCCGATTCGGTCGACCAGACCAAGGAAGCGCTCGTTCAGGAGCTCAGGGACCTGGGGCCAACGCTCGAACAGCTTGCCAATGCAGGTCCGGCGCTGACCCGGGCACTGAGCTTCCTGCCGACGTTCCCGTTCCCGAAAGAGACCCTGACCAACTGGATCCGGGGCGACTACGCGAACCTGTCGTTGATCGTGGACATGACGCTCAGCCGCATCGACCAAGGTTTCTTCACCGGAACACGATTCGAATGCAACCTGACGTGGTTGGAGTTGTTCTGGGGCCGCACCGTCGGCCAGATGCCCAGCCCCTGTAACCACAACGTTCCGCCCCCTGGCGGCAACCCGTTGCTCGAGGCGTATCGCTGGGATCAGGGGCCGTGACATGCGACTGACTCGACAGATCGTCATTCAGCTGATGATCTTCAGCGTGCTGGCCGTGGTGGCTCTGGGCATCATGGTCATCTCGTACATGCGCCTGCCCGCGCTCATGGGCATCGGGGAGTATCGCGTCACCCTGGAACTGCCGGAGGCCGGTGGGCTGTATCCGCGCGGGAACGTCACCTACCGCGGAACTCAGGTCGGCATCGTGAAGAGTGTCAAACTCACCGATAATGGTGTCGCGGCAGATCTTTCGCTTGATTCCGACGTGCCGATCCCCGCCGACCTCGAGGCCGAGGTACACAGCGTGTCCGCGGTCGGTGAGTTGTACGTCCAGTTGATTCCACGCAGCGGCGACGGCCCGATACTCCGGGACGGCGATGTCATCCCGCAGGATCGGGCGCGGGTCCCCATCGACGTGAACACGGTCCTGGATGCCACCAATCGCGGTCTTGCCGCGATTCCGCGCGACAACCTGCGCACCGCTGTGGATGAGGCGTACATCGCGCTCGGCGGCCTCGGACCAGACCTGTCCCGATTGGTCGACGGCGGGACGAACCTGGCCATCGACGCGCGCGAGAACCTCGACCCGTTGACGACTCTGATCGATCAGTCGCAACCGATCCTGGATTCCCAGACCGACACCGGTGGCGAGATTCAGGCGTGGGCGGCCAATCTCGCGTCGGTCACCGACCAGTTGCAGTCACAGGACGCCGCCGTGGCGGGCATTCTCGAAAAGGGGCCCGGCGCGGCCGAAGAGGTGCGGGCGCTGTTCGACAGATTGCAGCCGACGCTGCCGATCGTGTTGGCCAACCTGGTGAACATCGGCGAGGTCGCCGTCGCCTATCAGCCCAGCCTCGAACAGCTGTTGGTGCTGTTCCCGCAGGGCACCGCGACGACTCAGGCGATCGGCGTCGCCAAGGCGAACACCAAGCAGGACTACATGGGCGACTACCTGACGCTGAACCTGAACCTGAACCTGCCGCCACCGTGCACGACCGGATTCCTGCCGACCCAGCAGCAGCGGGTGCCCGCCCTGCAGGACTATCCGGACCGGCCCGCCGGGGACG contains:
- a CDS encoding virulence factor Mce family protein, with protein sequence MNRIRTSWVAVALVVLLVAGVVVLLRTSDTINRTNVVAYFENSNGIYEGDDVRILGVNVGRIHKIEPEPDRVKISFWYDSKYKVPADANAAVLSPTLVTSRAIQLTPVYTGGATMADNAVIPRERTVVPVEWDTLRSQLERLAQELQPTEPGGVSPLGSVINTAADNLRGQGANIRDTVIKLSQAFSALGDKSTDIFSTIKNLSILVSALQDSTNLMRQLNQNLASVTGLLADNPNEVADAVRDFNAVIGDVQTFVADNRESLGTTSDKLAGVTQALNDSLDDVKQFLHVAPNSFQNYVNVYQPAQGGASAILAVNNFANPISFLCGAVQAASRLNAEQSAKLCVQYLAPIIKNRQYNFPPIGQNLFVGAQARPNEITYSEEWMRPSYIPPQPPVAVPPPAPDGSAPPPPPGPPLPAEAVVATNPVDGLQGMMVPHGTGPR
- a CDS encoding virulence factor Mce family protein, with protein sequence MTTRRIRLRTSAVLLAVAAVVSGCGDWQGLNSIPLPGVQGRGPGAFTIQAQMPDVDNIEPNSRVRVADVTVGNVTKIERQGWNALVTMELNENVQLPANATAKLGQTSLLGSLHIELAPPTDVAPEGRLHEGSLIPLKSASNYPSTEQTLASVALLLNGGGIGQVQDITEAFSTAWTGREADLRSLIEQLDIFIGYVNDQKGDIIAANESINSLVGQIAEQKPVVDRALRTIPDALEVLKDQRDNLSEALVQLGRFSALAADSVDQTKEALVQELRDLGPTLEQLANAGPALTRALSFLPTFPFPKETLTNWIRGDYANLSLIVDMTLSRIDQGFFTGTRFECNLTWLELFWGRTVGQMPSPCNHNVPPPGGNPLLEAYRWDQGP
- a CDS encoding MCE family protein, whose translation is MRLTRQIVIQLMIFSVLAVVALGIMVISYMRLPALMGIGEYRVTLELPEAGGLYPRGNVTYRGTQVGIVKSVKLTDNGVAADLSLDSDVPIPADLEAEVHSVSAVGELYVQLIPRSGDGPILRDGDVIPQDRARVPIDVNTVLDATNRGLAAIPRDNLRTAVDEAYIALGGLGPDLSRLVDGGTNLAIDARENLDPLTTLIDQSQPILDSQTDTGGEIQAWAANLASVTDQLQSQDAAVAGILEKGPGAAEEVRALFDRLQPTLPIVLANLVNIGEVAVAYQPSLEQLLVLFPQGTATTQAIGVAKANTKQDYMGDYLTLNLNLNLPPPCTTGFLPTQQQRVPALQDYPDRPAGDVYCRIPQDAPFNVRGARNLPCVTVPGKRAPTVKMCESGETYVPLNDGYNWKGDPNATLSGQPIPQLPPGEVAPPPAPAPPPIAAAEYDPATGTYVGPDGRVYTQSNLARSAAEEQTWQTMLMPPRGN